From Deltaproteobacteria bacterium, a single genomic window includes:
- a CDS encoding YceI family protein → MAVALPLALILAAGSARAERRWVVEPGQALITLDADPYSAFSSRLSGQLEELADGSLRLELRVPLRSFTGGDAGRDRNLPRDGDIVFLLTAPKSGKNAALDLEGTLVFGNVSRPGRFRFTMTRTDAMSFAHGVIDVHLRSFGFQLPAGMDDAARIELDTGLRQDPARTSRG, encoded by the coding sequence ATGGCGGTAGCGCTTCCTCTGGCGTTGATACTCGCGGCGGGCTCGGCCCGCGCCGAGCGGCGCTGGGTGGTCGAGCCCGGCCAGGCGCTGATCACGCTGGATGCCGACCCGTATTCCGCCTTTTCCAGCCGGCTCTCCGGCCAGCTCGAAGAGCTTGCCGACGGGTCGCTCCGTCTCGAGCTGAGAGTGCCTCTGCGCTCGTTCACCGGCGGCGACGCCGGCCGGGATCGCAATCTGCCCCGCGACGGCGACATCGTCTTTCTCCTCACGGCGCCCAAGTCCGGCAAGAATGCCGCGCTCGACCTCGAGGGAACGCTCGTGTTTGGCAACGTCTCGCGCCCCGGGCGCTTCCGGTTCACGATGACCCGGACCGATGCGATGTCCTTCGCCCACGGCGTGATCGACGTGCACTTGCGCTCGTTCGGATTCCAGCTCCCCGCCGGAATGGACGATGCCGCGCGTATTGAGCTGGACACAGGGCTGCGCCAGGACCCCGCCAGAACGTCCCGCGGATAG